Proteins encoded within one genomic window of Bradyrhizobium sp. 186:
- a CDS encoding ABC transporter ATP-binding protein has product MAQIRVETLDKSFGTFHAVKAASFTVEDGQFLCLLGPSGCGKTTTLRMIAGLELPTAGTIRLGGEDVTMNRASARDIAFVFQLFALYPHMNVRRNIGFPLKCEGIGAAERDRRVVEAARILRISHLLDRSVSGLAGGDRQRVALGRAIVRKPKCFLMDEPLGALDTEMREAMIHELRALHDRLGATTVYVTHDQLEAMAMADMIAVMNNGVVEQVASPRDIYDRPASLFVADFIGSPPMNFLPFRGSLQTGAQAIRLGDREVAIPAAREALAESNLVLGVRPEHVRFTDRGMVRGEVYGSEYLGTTQIVTVTTRYGALKARSPASMSFRTGENVGLDFRPDTLSIFDQESGRAIRTALYEGGAHG; this is encoded by the coding sequence ATGGCACAGATCAGGGTCGAAACGCTCGACAAATCCTTCGGGACGTTTCATGCGGTCAAGGCCGCCAGTTTCACGGTGGAAGACGGCCAGTTCCTCTGCCTGCTCGGGCCTTCCGGCTGCGGCAAGACGACGACGCTGCGCATGATTGCGGGGCTGGAATTGCCGACGGCCGGCACCATCAGGCTCGGCGGCGAGGATGTTACGATGAATCGCGCCTCGGCGCGCGATATCGCCTTCGTGTTCCAGCTGTTTGCGCTCTATCCGCACATGAATGTCCGACGCAATATCGGCTTTCCCCTGAAATGCGAGGGCATCGGAGCGGCGGAGCGCGACCGGCGGGTGGTGGAGGCCGCGCGTATTCTGCGCATCTCCCATCTCCTCGACCGGTCGGTGTCGGGCCTCGCCGGCGGCGACCGGCAGCGCGTCGCACTTGGGCGAGCCATAGTCCGCAAGCCAAAATGCTTCCTGATGGACGAGCCGCTCGGGGCGCTTGATACCGAAATGCGCGAGGCGATGATTCATGAATTGCGCGCGCTGCATGACCGGCTCGGCGCGACGACGGTCTACGTTACGCATGACCAACTGGAAGCTATGGCAATGGCGGATATGATTGCCGTGATGAACAATGGCGTGGTCGAGCAGGTTGCGAGCCCGCGCGACATCTATGACCGGCCTGCTTCGCTCTTCGTCGCAGACTTTATTGGTTCGCCGCCGATGAACTTCCTGCCGTTTCGCGGCAGCCTGCAGACCGGCGCGCAGGCAATCCGGCTCGGCGATCGCGAAGTTGCCATACCCGCCGCACGCGAAGCATTGGCGGAGAGCAATCTCGTCCTCGGGGTCAGGCCCGAGCATGTGCGTTTTACCGATCGCGGCATGGTGCGGGGCGAGGTCTATGGGTCGGAATATCTCGGCACGACGCAGATCGTGACCGTGACGACGCGCTACGGTGCGCTCAAGGCCCGCTCGCCCGCCAGCATGTCCTTTCGGACTGGAGAGAATGTCGGGCTCGACTTTCGCCCCGATACGTTGTCGATCTTCGACCAGGAGTCGGGCCGGGCAATCCGCACTGCGTTGTATGAAGGAGGAGCGCATGGCTGA
- a CDS encoding ABC transporter ATP-binding protein, whose amino-acid sequence MAEVEIRAVSKAFGQTRAVVDLSLSVGDGEFVALLGPTGAGKTTALRLVAGLETPDSGSIRIGGRDVTGDAPADRDVAFVFQQYSLYPHLSVFDNIAFALRAPIRRVPEAEIRAKVEEVARLLHIETKLHNKATQLSGGQMQRVAIGRALVRSPSIYLMDEPLSSLDAKLRGEMRLELKRIQTDLGATILYVTHDQTEAMTMASRIGVIEAGRLMQIGTPREIYENPINAHVAARLGQPMINLLPAALFAGIPPGAKTIGARTEHLMIARSGGDVSATVTRVEHLGDQSHLHLDLGGQPVVTLADPEARLGAGDTVSLRLNKPLFFDAAGGRVAA is encoded by the coding sequence ATGGCTGAAGTCGAGATCAGGGCGGTCTCCAAGGCGTTCGGCCAGACGCGGGCGGTCGTCGATCTGTCCCTCTCCGTTGGAGACGGCGAATTCGTTGCTTTGCTGGGGCCGACGGGCGCCGGCAAGACGACTGCGCTGCGTCTTGTCGCCGGACTGGAGACGCCAGACAGCGGTTCGATCCGGATCGGTGGACGTGACGTGACCGGCGATGCGCCGGCCGATCGCGACGTCGCCTTCGTCTTCCAGCAATATTCGTTGTATCCGCATCTTAGCGTGTTCGATAACATTGCCTTTGCGTTACGTGCGCCGATCCGCCGCGTACCCGAGGCCGAGATTCGCGCGAAGGTCGAGGAGGTTGCGCGTCTTCTCCATATCGAAACCAAGCTCCACAACAAGGCGACGCAGTTGTCGGGCGGGCAGATGCAGCGCGTGGCGATCGGCCGCGCTCTGGTGCGCTCGCCCTCGATCTATCTGATGGACGAGCCACTCTCCTCGCTGGACGCCAAGCTGCGCGGCGAAATGCGCCTCGAACTCAAGCGCATCCAGACCGATCTCGGCGCCACGATCCTCTATGTCACCCATGACCAGACGGAAGCGATGACCATGGCTTCGCGCATCGGCGTGATCGAGGCCGGCCGGTTGATGCAGATCGGTACGCCGCGCGAGATTTACGAGAATCCGATCAACGCCCATGTCGCCGCGCGGCTTGGCCAGCCGATGATCAACCTGCTGCCGGCGGCTCTATTTGCCGGCATTCCGCCCGGCGCCAAGACCATCGGCGCGCGTACCGAGCACCTGATGATCGCACGAAGCGGCGGAGACGTGTCGGCAACCGTCACGCGAGTCGAACATCTCGGCGACCAAAGCCATCTCCACCTCGACCTCGGCGGCCAACCGGTCGTGACGTTGGCCGACCCCGAGGCGAGGTTGGGCGCGGGGGACACCGTGTCGCTCCGTCTCAACAAGCCGCTGTTCTTCGATGCGGCCGGCGGGAGGGTCGCGGCATGA
- the dhaL gene encoding dihydroxyacetone kinase subunit DhaL, with translation MSLDRAAREKLVRALAESVIQHADELTRLDQAIGDGDHGLNMKRGFEAVLATLPGLADKSLPEMLKAIGMTLVMKVGGASGPLVGTFFMELGKALPEQSTRADLVAATEKAINAVKARGRSEAGQKTLLDVLVPVQVVLAGGGDARAIAAEAAQAADRTTPMLAIRGRASFLGERSIGHMDPGSRSASLLIGAAVKVLEFEASS, from the coding sequence ATGAGTCTCGATCGGGCGGCCAGGGAAAAGCTGGTGCGGGCGCTAGCGGAATCGGTGATCCAACACGCCGACGAATTGACCCGCCTCGATCAGGCGATCGGCGACGGCGATCACGGGCTGAACATGAAGCGCGGCTTCGAGGCCGTGCTTGCGACACTGCCCGGCCTTGCTGACAAATCGCTGCCGGAAATGCTGAAGGCGATCGGAATGACGCTGGTCATGAAGGTCGGCGGCGCTTCCGGGCCGCTGGTTGGCACTTTCTTCATGGAGCTAGGCAAAGCGCTTCCGGAACAGTCGACCCGAGCGGATCTCGTCGCGGCGACGGAGAAGGCGATTAATGCCGTCAAAGCGCGCGGGCGCTCGGAAGCGGGGCAGAAAACCTTGCTGGATGTCCTGGTGCCGGTGCAGGTCGTGTTGGCGGGGGGCGGCGATGCCAGGGCGATAGCGGCGGAAGCGGCGCAAGCGGCCGATCGCACCACGCCCATGCTTGCGATCCGCGGCCGTGCGTCCTTTCTCGGCGAACGTTCCATCGGTCATATGGACCCTGGTTCGCGTTCGGCGTCCCTTTTGATCGGTGCGGCAGTCAAGGTACTGGAATTCGAGGCAAGTTCATGA
- the dhaM gene encoding dihydroxyacetone kinase phosphoryl donor subunit DhaM, translating to MNSSSSGNVGIVIVSHSPKIAEGAADMVRQMVGNAVPLAWTGGDIDGGLGTNVAGILEAIETAWSPAGVAVLVDLGGAETNSEMAVEMLPEDRRARVVVCNAPVVEGAVIAATESSGGSPLAAVKRSAEEFYA from the coding sequence ATGAACAGTTCAAGTTCCGGCAATGTCGGGATCGTCATCGTTTCGCATTCCCCCAAGATCGCGGAAGGCGCGGCGGATATGGTGCGCCAGATGGTCGGCAACGCCGTGCCGCTCGCCTGGACAGGCGGCGATATCGATGGAGGGCTCGGCACAAATGTTGCCGGAATCCTCGAGGCGATCGAGACGGCCTGGTCGCCGGCAGGCGTGGCGGTGCTGGTCGATCTTGGTGGGGCGGAGACAAATTCCGAGATGGCGGTGGAAATGCTGCCTGAAGATCGACGGGCGCGCGTCGTCGTCTGCAATGCCCCGGTAGTCGAGGGAGCCGTGATCGCGGCAACCGAGTCTTCGGGTGGCTCGCCGCTTGCCGCCGTCAAGCGTAGCGCGGAGGAATTCTATGCATGA
- a CDS encoding HPr family phosphocarrier protein, producing the protein MHDAHASRPGETPVPLTASAVLVNKVGLHARPSVKLTQCAKGFTAKIELALAADGPWTDAKSPVKVMRVKAPQGATLHFRVAGPDGKAALAAVLALVHDGFGEA; encoded by the coding sequence ATGCATGATGCTCACGCCAGCCGGCCGGGCGAAACGCCGGTGCCGCTGACGGCCTCGGCGGTTCTCGTCAACAAAGTCGGTCTTCACGCGCGGCCGTCGGTCAAGCTCACGCAGTGCGCGAAGGGTTTTACCGCGAAGATCGAGCTTGCCCTCGCGGCGGACGGACCCTGGACGGACGCCAAGAGCCCGGTGAAGGTGATGCGCGTGAAGGCGCCGCAGGGCGCAACGCTGCATTTCCGCGTCGCCGGCCCCGATGGCAAGGCAGCGCTTGCTGCCGTCCTGGCGCTTGTGCATGATGGTTTCGGCGAGGCCTGA
- the ptsP gene encoding phosphoenolpyruvate--protein phosphotransferase, with amino-acid sequence MAEIHLIGRAASPGLAIGPVTTLTAAVARRTASDDPAQEAAALRAAIEGARSEIAEQIKTIQGEVADILEFQVAMLEDDALADPAYGVISEGIAADHAWRLALDVEIAGYRAAEDEYFRARAADIVDIRDRVLAHLSGVDTVARITGGSIVAADDITPSAFLAADWSRGGAIALAAGSPSSHVAMLARARGAPMVVGLGPLSWNGQPPALALVDGDAGTVIFDPEPETRRLFEHRMAVANAAQAAVDAGRLESARTADGRRIAVLLNIAAPEDLAGLDPAICDGIGLVRTEFLFEASQGLPDEDAQYAVYRRILDWAEGKPVTIRTLDAGGDKPIAGLTIDNERNPFLGLRGIRLSLARPEVFRVQLRALCRAAVHGALKVMLPMIAVPSELDRASALLDAEFTALGAEGIACARPPLGIMVEVPAAALRAEDFGAAFYSIGSNDLTQYTMAAARDIGAVADLNDTGNPAVLALISQTVEAGRKRGVEVSLCGDAAADTRLTTALLATGLTTLSVSPIAVARLKAAIAKVRS; translated from the coding sequence GTGGCAGAGATCCATCTCATCGGCCGTGCCGCCTCGCCGGGTCTCGCGATCGGACCGGTCACCACGCTGACTGCGGCTGTGGCTAGGCGAACAGCGAGCGACGATCCCGCGCAGGAGGCGGCGGCACTGCGGGCGGCGATTGAAGGCGCGAGGTCGGAGATCGCCGAGCAGATCAAGACGATTCAGGGCGAGGTGGCCGACATTCTGGAATTTCAGGTCGCCATGCTTGAGGATGATGCGCTGGCGGATCCGGCATATGGGGTCATCTCGGAGGGGATCGCTGCCGACCACGCCTGGCGCTTGGCACTCGACGTGGAGATAGCTGGCTATCGCGCTGCTGAAGATGAATATTTCCGTGCCCGTGCGGCCGATATTGTCGACATCCGCGACCGCGTGCTCGCGCATCTGAGCGGCGTGGATACGGTCGCCAGGATTACCGGTGGCTCGATCGTGGCGGCTGACGACATCACGCCTTCCGCTTTTCTTGCCGCTGACTGGTCGCGCGGCGGCGCCATCGCGCTGGCTGCGGGCTCACCTTCCTCGCATGTTGCGATGTTGGCGCGGGCGCGCGGGGCGCCCATGGTCGTTGGGCTCGGCCCACTGTCGTGGAACGGACAGCCACCGGCGTTGGCACTCGTCGACGGCGATGCCGGCACCGTGATCTTCGATCCCGAGCCGGAAACGCGCCGTCTGTTCGAGCACCGCATGGCGGTTGCGAATGCCGCGCAAGCCGCCGTCGATGCCGGCCGCCTTGAGTCGGCACGCACGGCCGACGGCCGGCGGATCGCGGTCCTTCTCAATATCGCCGCGCCCGAAGACCTCGCTGGCCTCGATCCTGCAATCTGCGACGGCATCGGCCTCGTGCGTACCGAATTTCTGTTCGAGGCGTCTCAAGGCCTGCCGGACGAGGATGCGCAATATGCAGTCTATCGGCGCATTCTCGACTGGGCCGAGGGAAAGCCGGTCACGATCCGCACCCTCGATGCCGGCGGCGACAAGCCAATCGCCGGCTTGACGATCGATAACGAGCGCAATCCGTTCCTCGGCCTGCGCGGCATACGTCTCTCGCTCGCGCGGCCGGAAGTGTTTCGGGTGCAACTGCGGGCACTGTGCCGCGCGGCCGTGCACGGAGCGCTGAAGGTGATGCTGCCGATGATCGCGGTCCCTTCGGAGCTCGACCGTGCGAGTGCCCTGCTGGATGCGGAGTTCACGGCGCTCGGGGCAGAAGGGATCGCCTGCGCCCGACCGCCGCTCGGCATCATGGTCGAGGTCCCGGCGGCGGCGCTCCGCGCCGAGGATTTCGGCGCGGCGTTCTATTCCATCGGCTCGAACGACCTGACCCAGTACACGATGGCGGCGGCGCGCGACATCGGTGCCGTCGCGGACCTCAACGATACCGGCAATCCGGCGGTGCTGGCGCTGATCTCCCAGACCGTCGAGGCCGGACGAAAGCGTGGCGTGGAGGTCTCGCTCTGCGGTGACGCCGCGGCCGATACCCGCCTGACGACGGCGCTGCTCGCCACCGGATTGACAACTCTCTCGGTGTCGCCGATTGCCGTCGCACGGCTCAAGGCCGCAATCGCAAAGGTGCGTTCATGA
- the dhaK gene encoding dihydroxyacetone kinase subunit DhaK — translation MKKLINSTDTILEESLDGFAAAHADILLLGAERKFVRRRTLKPGKVALISGGGSGHEPLHAGFVGLGMLDAACPGQVFTSPTPDQMIEAAEAVDTGAGVLFIVKNYEGDVMNFTMAAEMAGRDVASVVTNDDVAVEKSTYTTGRRGVAGTLIVEKMVGAAAETGTTLAALKALGDEVNRRTRSMGVALLPCTVPAAGRPNFTLADNEMEMGVGIHGEPGRRRVPLASADAIAAEMLDAILKDLVPSKGSEVLLLVNGFGATPLIELYLMVNAAKRTLDRAGITVTRFLTGSYVTSLDMAGVSITVSVLDSKATKLWDAPVQTAALRWGV, via the coding sequence ATGAAAAAGCTGATCAACAGCACCGATACGATACTCGAAGAAAGTCTGGACGGTTTCGCGGCAGCCCATGCAGATATCCTGCTTCTTGGTGCCGAGCGCAAATTCGTGCGCCGCCGCACGTTGAAGCCGGGCAAGGTCGCGCTGATTTCGGGTGGCGGCTCGGGCCATGAACCGCTGCATGCGGGCTTTGTCGGCCTCGGCATGCTCGATGCCGCTTGCCCCGGCCAGGTCTTCACCTCGCCGACGCCAGATCAGATGATCGAGGCTGCGGAGGCCGTCGACACCGGCGCAGGTGTGCTTTTCATCGTCAAGAACTACGAAGGCGATGTGATGAATTTCACCATGGCAGCTGAAATGGCCGGCCGAGATGTTGCGAGTGTGGTGACAAACGATGATGTGGCAGTCGAGAAGTCGACCTACACGACCGGTCGTCGCGGCGTCGCGGGAACGTTGATCGTGGAAAAAATGGTCGGCGCCGCGGCCGAGACCGGAACGACGCTTGCGGCGCTCAAGGCGCTGGGCGATGAGGTCAACCGGCGTACGCGCTCGATGGGGGTAGCGCTGTTGCCATGTACCGTGCCGGCTGCTGGACGGCCAAATTTCACGTTGGCCGACAACGAGATGGAAATGGGCGTCGGCATTCATGGCGAGCCAGGCCGGCGTAGGGTGCCGTTGGCTTCCGCCGATGCGATCGCCGCCGAGATGCTCGACGCGATCCTGAAGGATCTTGTGCCCAGCAAGGGCAGTGAAGTGCTGCTTCTCGTTAACGGGTTTGGCGCGACGCCTCTGATCGAACTCTATCTGATGGTAAATGCGGCGAAGCGGACTCTGGATCGCGCAGGGATCACGGTGACGCGTTTCCTGACCGGCTCCTACGTCACGTCCCTCGACATGGCCGGTGTCTCGATCACCGTATCTGTGCTCGATAGCAAGGCGACGAAATTATGGGATGCCCCGGTGCAGACGGCAGCTCTGCGTTGGGGCGTCTGA
- a CDS encoding acyl carrier protein — protein MGNTRLEGNALRERLLDIVAEEGMVDRAKLVDDAELDALGIKSADLVLVLMAIEGDFGVYLSVDGELSEARTIGAMLEVVTKQIMEHNQGIAS, from the coding sequence ATGGGTAACACGCGACTGGAGGGAAATGCCCTTCGAGAAAGGTTGCTGGATATCGTTGCTGAGGAAGGAATGGTCGATCGCGCAAAGCTGGTAGATGATGCCGAGCTTGATGCGCTCGGGATCAAGTCAGCGGACCTTGTTCTGGTGCTGATGGCCATCGAAGGAGATTTTGGCGTGTATCTGTCGGTCGATGGTGAATTGTCGGAAGCACGTACTATCGGCGCAATGCTCGAAGTCGTCACTAAGCAGATTATGGAACACAATCAAGGGATCGCTTCTTGA
- a CDS encoding amino acid ABC transporter ATP-binding protein, protein MSNVSESTMVQAPAETSAPIIQMSGVTKWYGDVQVLKDIDFTVTRGERVVICGPSGSGKSTMIRCINRLEEHRDGRIMVNGVELDHSTRNVDVVRRDVGMVFQQFNLFPHLTVLQNLTIAPRKIRGATRQEADEVARYFLERVRISEQADKYPNQLSGGQQQRVAIARALCMKPQIMLFDEPTSALDPEMIQEVLDVMVGLAREGMTMVCVTHEMGFARTVADRVVFMDAGRIIEEGVPADFFSDPKQDRTRAFLKQIMHR, encoded by the coding sequence ATGAGCAACGTTTCGGAGAGCACCATGGTGCAAGCGCCTGCAGAAACGTCCGCGCCGATCATTCAGATGTCCGGCGTCACCAAATGGTATGGCGACGTCCAGGTGCTCAAGGACATCGACTTCACGGTAACGCGCGGCGAGCGCGTCGTGATCTGCGGGCCTTCGGGGTCCGGCAAGTCGACCATGATCCGTTGCATTAACCGGCTGGAAGAACATCGCGACGGCCGCATCATGGTCAATGGCGTCGAGCTGGATCACTCGACGCGCAATGTCGACGTGGTCCGCCGCGATGTCGGCATGGTATTCCAGCAGTTCAACCTGTTTCCGCATCTGACTGTGCTGCAGAACCTCACCATCGCGCCGCGCAAGATACGCGGCGCAACCAGGCAGGAGGCTGACGAGGTCGCGCGCTATTTTCTTGAGCGCGTGCGGATCTCCGAACAGGCCGATAAATATCCGAACCAGCTCTCCGGCGGCCAGCAGCAGCGCGTCGCCATCGCGCGTGCGCTGTGCATGAAACCGCAGATCATGCTATTCGACGAGCCGACCTCGGCGCTTGATCCGGAAATGATCCAGGAGGTGCTCGACGTCATGGTCGGCCTCGCCCGCGAAGGCATGACCATGGTCTGCGTCACCCATGAGATGGGCTTCGCGCGCACGGTCGCCGACCGCGTGGTGTTCATGGATGCCGGCCGGATCATCGAGGAAGGCGTGCCGGCCGATTTTTTCTCGGATCCGAAGCAGGATCGAACCCGCGCATTCCTCAAACAAATTATGCATCGATGA
- a CDS encoding SDR family oxidoreductase — translation MSKRLAGKSVLITGASSGIGRAIARRFAAEDARLMLADLTMDVREGGAPTLDLLRADGYEVDFIQIDVASEDDTVRAVQQTVARYGRLDVLVNDAAIGTGKRLTDTSLAEWDRTLAVNLTGVFLMSRAAVNQMLTQDIRNEARGRLVNISSQHGMIACPEDIAYGTSKSGVVYMTRQIAADYAKDHIICNAVAPGKIVTGKPGRAAEPRWMDYSTSRTPMPRLGRPDDVANAALFLASDEATFMTGENILVDGGWMAS, via the coding sequence ATGAGCAAACGTCTGGCTGGAAAATCCGTCCTGATCACCGGCGCCTCCTCGGGCATCGGCCGCGCCATCGCCCGCCGATTTGCTGCCGAGGACGCGAGACTCATGCTCGCGGATCTCACCATGGACGTGCGCGAGGGCGGCGCTCCGACACTGGATCTGCTGCGTGCAGACGGTTATGAGGTCGATTTCATCCAGATCGACGTGGCCTCGGAGGACGATACCGTCCGCGCCGTCCAACAGACCGTTGCGCGCTACGGCCGCCTCGACGTGCTCGTCAACGACGCCGCCATCGGCACCGGCAAGCGTCTGACCGACACCAGCCTCGCCGAATGGGACAGGACGCTGGCGGTCAATCTCACCGGCGTATTCCTGATGTCGCGCGCCGCTGTCAACCAGATGCTGACGCAGGATATCCGCAACGAGGCCCGCGGCCGCCTCGTCAACATCTCCTCTCAGCACGGTATGATCGCCTGCCCGGAAGACATCGCATATGGCACCTCCAAATCCGGGGTCGTCTACATGACGCGGCAGATCGCGGCGGACTACGCGAAGGATCACATCATCTGCAACGCAGTCGCGCCCGGCAAGATCGTCACCGGCAAACCGGGCCGTGCTGCGGAGCCGCGATGGATGGACTACTCCACCAGCCGCACGCCGATGCCGCGGCTGGGCCGCCCCGACGACGTCGCCAATGCGGCGCTGTTTCTGGCCTCCGACGAGGCCACTTTCATGACCGGCGAAAACATCCTCGTCGATGGCGGCTGGATGGCGTCATGA
- a CDS encoding NAD(P)-dependent oxidoreductase, giving the protein MTTLITGGSGFIGLALAERLIADGETVILFDLSAPGHDMLVRPELAGATLVTGDVTSSDDVDRALNTVGIDRVIHTAAMTPNAQREHDAARQIVDVNIGGTVNLLERVTLRPAIKRVTVLSSVAVYGFSQPAASGLFEEDLSPPAPAALYGITKLASEQAALRIADLHNLDVRVIRLGPVFGPWELQTGVRDALSPHYQVLRMAFDGREAILPRSMAGDWIYSRDAALGVARVSASDALNHRTYHVSGGVLSDLPRWCEIIATHMPGFRWRMAEIEAEGNVIYGLPKDRAPLNIARLAADAGFKPQFHLEDAAHDYLGWLPQAGEPA; this is encoded by the coding sequence ATGACCACACTGATCACCGGCGGTAGCGGCTTCATCGGGCTCGCGCTCGCCGAGCGCCTGATCGCCGACGGCGAGACCGTCATCCTTTTCGATCTCTCAGCACCCGGCCACGACATGCTGGTGCGTCCCGAACTCGCCGGCGCCACGCTGGTCACCGGCGATGTCACAAGCTCCGATGACGTCGACCGCGCGTTGAATACTGTCGGCATCGACCGCGTGATCCACACCGCCGCGATGACGCCGAATGCGCAGCGCGAGCATGACGCTGCGCGCCAGATCGTCGATGTCAATATCGGCGGCACCGTCAATCTGCTCGAACGCGTAACATTGCGGCCCGCCATCAAGCGCGTCACCGTGCTCAGCTCGGTCGCAGTGTACGGCTTCTCGCAACCGGCTGCGTCGGGCCTGTTCGAGGAGGATTTGTCGCCGCCGGCACCGGCCGCGCTCTACGGCATCACAAAGCTTGCATCGGAACAGGCGGCGCTGCGGATCGCCGACCTTCACAACCTCGATGTGCGGGTGATTCGGCTCGGGCCGGTCTTTGGCCCATGGGAATTGCAGACCGGTGTCCGCGATGCGCTGAGCCCGCATTATCAAGTGCTCCGCATGGCCTTCGACGGCCGTGAAGCGATTCTCCCGCGCAGCATGGCCGGCGACTGGATTTATTCCCGTGACGCCGCCCTCGGCGTCGCGAGGGTGAGCGCCTCCGACGCGCTGAACCACCGCACGTATCACGTCAGCGGCGGTGTGCTGTCCGATCTGCCACGATGGTGCGAGATCATCGCGACGCACATGCCCGGCTTCCGCTGGCGGATGGCGGAGATCGAGGCGGAGGGCAACGTGATCTATGGCCTGCCGAAGGACCGTGCGCCGCTGAACATTGCACGCCTGGCCGCGGATGCCGGCTTCAAGCCTCAATTTCATCTGGAAGATGCGGCGCACGACTATCTCGGCTGGTTGCCGCAGGCAGGAGAACCCGCATGA
- a CDS encoding amino acid ABC transporter permease, translating into MQDFLDNFANWESLLRVYPLLLQGLIYTVWLAVVALPLGILAGLAIAVLYSFKNRWVNIALLIYIDLFRSFPVVVLLILIFYGMPFLGLTLGGFTAAVLAIVLNNSGYYGEIFRAGILSVPHGQTEAARALGFKPLHVVFSIVLPQAIRNVLAPLASNSLELVKATPIAALVALPELLRSARVAQEQTYNPTPLMAAAVIFFVILYPFARWVARLERQALKAR; encoded by the coding sequence ATGCAGGATTTCCTGGACAATTTCGCCAACTGGGAGTCGCTGTTGCGGGTCTATCCGCTGCTGCTGCAGGGGCTGATCTATACAGTCTGGCTCGCGGTGGTGGCGCTGCCGCTCGGCATTCTCGCCGGCCTCGCCATCGCCGTGCTGTACAGCTTCAAGAACCGCTGGGTGAATATCGCGTTGCTGATCTATATCGACCTGTTCAGGTCGTTTCCCGTGGTGGTGCTGCTGATCCTGATCTTCTACGGCATGCCGTTTCTGGGCCTGACGCTCGGCGGCTTCACCGCGGCGGTACTGGCCATCGTACTCAACAATTCCGGCTATTACGGCGAGATCTTCCGCGCCGGCATCCTGTCCGTACCCCACGGCCAAACCGAGGCTGCCCGGGCGCTCGGTTTCAAGCCGCTGCATGTGGTGTTCTCCATCGTGCTGCCGCAGGCGATCCGCAACGTGCTGGCGCCGCTCGCCAGCAATTCGCTGGAACTCGTCAAGGCGACACCAATTGCCGCCTTGGTCGCGCTGCCTGAACTGCTGCGCTCAGCCCGCGTCGCCCAGGAGCAGACCTACAACCCGACGCCGCTGATGGCGGCCGCCGTGATTTTCTTCGTCATCCTGTATCCGTTCGCGCGCTGGGTGGCGCGGCTGGAGCGGCAAGCACTGAAAGCTCGCTAA
- a CDS encoding amino acid ABC transporter permease has protein sequence MDRIVEYYFNAEVIARAFPQVLAGFRTTVIVSLLIIVCGTLSGLSLALLRCANLRPVNFFITAYVDVLRTLPQLVVIVFIYFGLPYLGPALSPFATTVLALGMVLSAFSTEIFWSAIVALPRGQWDAASALGFSRLRTLVTIILPQAIRLAIPLLTNRAISISKGTALGTAVSLPETLGQAQSVMALVANPSPLTLAAAFYLTFFLPLVIASRWIEYRYSTGR, from the coding sequence ATGGACCGGATCGTCGAATACTACTTCAATGCAGAGGTCATCGCGCGCGCCTTCCCCCAGGTGCTCGCGGGCTTTCGCACGACGGTCATCGTATCGCTTTTGATTATTGTCTGCGGCACGCTGTCCGGCCTGTCGCTGGCACTGCTGCGCTGCGCCAACCTACGTCCGGTCAATTTCTTCATCACCGCTTATGTCGACGTGCTGCGTACGCTGCCACAGCTCGTCGTGATCGTCTTCATCTATTTCGGCCTGCCTTATCTCGGCCCGGCGCTGTCCCCCTTCGCGACCACTGTGCTGGCGCTCGGCATGGTCTTGTCGGCCTTTTCCACCGAGATCTTCTGGTCCGCGATCGTGGCGCTGCCGCGCGGACAATGGGACGCCGCCAGCGCGCTCGGCTTCAGCCGGCTGCGGACGCTGGTCACCATCATCCTGCCGCAGGCCATTCGCCTCGCTATCCCACTTCTGACCAATCGCGCCATCTCCATCAGCAAGGGCACAGCGCTCGGCACCGCCGTGTCGCTCCCGGAAACGCTCGGACAGGCGCAGAGCGTGATGGCGTTGGTCGCCAATCCCTCGCCGCTGACGCTGGCCGCGGCGTTCTACCTCACCTTCTTCCTGCCGTTGGTGATCGCCAGCCGGTGGATCGAATATCGCTACAGCACGGGACGGTGA